From Macaca mulatta isolate MMU2019108-1 chromosome 1, T2T-MMU8v2.0, whole genome shotgun sequence, the proteins below share one genomic window:
- the MYCBP gene encoding C-Myc-binding protein: MSSSAPNPPVAVSGASYAAAAVTMAHYKAADSKREQFRRYLEKSGVLDTLTKVLVALYEEPEKPNSALDFLKHHLGAATPENPEIELLRLELAEMKEKYEAIVEENKKLKAKLAQYEPPQEEKRAE; the protein is encoded by the exons ATGAGCAGTTCTGCTCCCAACCCGCCAGTCGCGGTCTCCGGCGCCAGCTACGCCGCTGCCGCTGTCACTATGGCCCATTACAAA GCCGCCGACTCGAAGCGTGAGCAGTTCCGGAGGTATTTGGAGAAGTCGGGGGTGCTGGACACGCTGACCAAGG TGTTGGTAGCCTTATATGAAGAACCAGAGAAACCTAACAGTGCTTTGGA TTTTTTAAAGCATCACTTAGGAGCTGCTACcccagagaatccagaaatagagcTGCTTCGCCTAGAACTGgctgaaatgaaagagaaatatgaagctattgtagaagaaaataaaaaactgaaagcaaag CTTGCTCAGTATGAACCACCTCAGGAGGAGAAGCGTGCTGAATAG
- the GJA9 gene encoding gap junction alpha-9 protein — protein MGDWNLLGDTLEEVHIHSTTIGKIWLTILFIFRMLVLGVAAEDVWNDEQSGFVCNTEQPGCRNVCYDQAFPISLIRYWVLQVIFVSSPSLVYMGHALYRLRVLEEERQRMKAQLRVELEGVEFEMPRDRRRLEQELCQLEKRKLNKAPLRGTLLCTYVIHIFTRSVVEVGFMIGQYLLYGFHLEPLFKCHGHPCPNIIDCFVSRPTEKTIFLLFMQSIATISLFLNILEIFHLGFKKIKRGIWGKYKLKKEHNEFHANEAKQNVAKYQSTSANSLKRLPSAPDYNLLVEKQTHTAVYPSLNSSSVFQPNPDNHSVNDEKCILNEQETVLSNEISTLSTSCTHFQHIGSNNNKDTHKIFGKEVNGNQLREKRETEGKDRKRNYYSRGHRSIPGVAIDGENNMRQSPQTAFSLPANCDWKPRWLRATWGSSTEHENRGSPPKGNLKGQFRKGIVRTLPPSQGKSQSLDIPNTADSLGGLSFELGLVRTCNNPVCPPNHVVSLTNNLIGRRVPTDLQI, from the coding sequence ATGGGGGACTGGAATCTCCTTGGAGATACTCTGGAGGAAGTTCACATCCACTCCACCACGATTGGAAAGATCTGGCTCACCATCCTATTCATATTTCGAATGCTTGTTCTGGGTGTAGCAGCTGAAGATGTCTGGAATGATGAGCAGTCCGGCTTCGTCTGCAATACAGAACAACCAGGCTGCAGAAATGTATGCTACGACCAGGCCTTTCCTATCTCCCTCATTAGATACTGGGTTCTGCAGGTGATATTTGTGTCTTCACCATCCCTGGTCTACATGGGCCATGCATTGTACCGACTGAGAGTTCTAGAGGAAGAGAGGCAAAGGATGAAAGCTCAGTTAAGAGTAGAACTGGAGGGGGTAGAGTTTGAAATGCCTAGGGATCGGAGGAGATTGGAGCAAGAGCTTTGTCagctggagaaaaggaaactaaatAAAGCTCCACTCAGAGGAACCTTGCTTTGCACTTATGTGATACACATTTTCACTCGCTCTGTGGTTGAAGTTGGATTCATGATTGGACAGTACCTTTTATATGGATTTCACTTAGAGCCTCTATTTAAGTGTCATGGTCACCCGTGTCCAAATATAATCGACTGTTTTGTCTCAAGACCAACAGAAAAGACAATATTCCTATTATTTATGCAATCTATAGCCACTATTTCACTTTTCTTAAACATTCTAGAAATTTTCCACCTaggttttaaaaagattaaaagaggGATTTGGGGAAAATACAAGTTGAAGAAGGAACATAATGAATTCCATGCAAACGAGGCAAAACAAAACGTAGCCAAATATCAGAGCACATCTGCAAATTCACTGAAGCGACTCCCTTCTGCCCCTGATTATAATCTGTTAGTGGAAAAGCAAACACACACTGCGGTGTACCCTAGTTTAAATTCATCTTCTGTATTCCAGCCAAATCCTGACAATCACAGTGTAAATGATGAGAAATGCATTTTGAATGAACAGGAAACTGTACTTTCTAACGAGATTTCCACACTTAGTACTAGCTGTACTCATTTTCAACACATCGGTTCAAATAATAACAAAGACActcataaaatatttggaaaagaagTTAATGGTAACCAgttaagggaaaaaagagaaactgaagGCAAAGACCGCAAAAGGAACTACTACTCTAGAGGTCACCGTTCTATTCCAGGTGTTGCTATAGATGGAGAGAACAACATGAGGCAGTCACCCCAAACAGCTTTCTCCTTGCCAGCTAACTGCGATTGGAAACCGCGGTGGCTTAGAGCTACATGGGGTTCCTCTACAGAACATGAAAACCGGGGGTCACCTCCTAAAGGTAACCTCAAAGGCCAGTTCAGAAAGGGCATAGTCAGAACCCTTCCTCCTTCACAAGGAAAGTCTCAATCACTTGACATTCCAAACACAGCTGATTCTTTGGGAGGGCTGTCCTTTGAGCTAGGGTTGGTCAGAACCTGTAATAATCCTGTGTGTCCTCCAAATCACGTAGTGTCCCTAACGAACAATCTCATTGGTAGGCGGGTTCCCACAGATCTTCAGATCTAA